Genomic window (Caldisericum sp.):
CTATTATTAAAAAAGAAGAAGCCTTAGTTGAGGAAAGCGTTGTTCTTTCGGAGCATGAATAAATAAAATTTCATTTTAAATACGCGTTGCTAGTATCAAAACTTGCCAGAAAAACGAACTTATCTCTCACCCTGAGGCGTATTTCGTTAAAAGGGTCTCCAATTCAATTGAGGGGTGATATTTACCCCCTCAAATTTGGGAGATGCCTTACAAAAGCCTTTGGGATGACACTTCCGGTCGGTTAGAAAGGATGCTACTTGCTCGGTCGACAAAATGGAGAGGTTTCGCATAAAAGTTTTTTAAGGTTTCTCCTCTTTTAATGGTTGTGGGATATAATATAAATATGGAAAAATTGATTGAAATTGTTAAAAGAGAGTTAAACTCGTCTTCACACGATTTTGACCATACCTTGAGGGTTTTAAATCTTGCTCTAAAGATTGCAGAGCACTATCCCGAAGTAAATGTCGAAGTCTTAAAGGCGAGTTGTATCTTGCATGATATTGCTCGCGTTAAGGAAGATACAGATCCGACACACTCAATTGACCATGCTGAACTTGGTGCTCAGATGAGTGAATCTGTTTTAAAGGACCTGGGATATAGTGACGATTTTATAAAGGCTGTAAGTCATGCAATAAGAGCGCATAGGTTCAGGGGAAATGTCTTGCCTGAGACAATTGAAGCAAAAATCCTATCCGATGCAGACAAACTTGATGCTATTGGCGCAATAGGTATCGGAAGGGCGTTTATGATTGCAGGGGAGTATGGTGAAAGGTTGTATGTTGAAGTAAATGAAGAAGAATTGGGGCAAGCAAAAAGGATAAATAATTTTAAAGAACACTCACCAAATATAGAGTATCTCGTAAAGTTAAGGCACATAAAGGATAGACTTTATACAGATTATGCAAAATCTATTGCAGATGACAGGCTTCGATTTATGGATGATTTTTTCAAAAGACTCGAAAGGGAGGTAAGGGGAGAGTTATGAGAAACAAGGAGGTTGCCGAAAAGTTTTATGAACTTGCGGAGGTTGCAGAACTTGCAGGTGAAAACCCTTTCAAAGTAAAAGCCTATTTAGAAGCCGCTCGTGTGATAGAAAATCTTACGATGCCTATAGAAGAACTTGCAAAAGAAAATAAACTTGACGATATTAAAGGTGTTGGAAAAAGCATCGCAGAAAAGATAAAAGAATATCTTGAGACTGGAAAAATAACAAAACTTGAGGAGTTAAAAAAAGTTGTCCCCGCTGGTCTGCTTGAACTTGAGAAGGTACCAGGGCTTGGCGCAAAAAGGGTGAAAGTTCTTTACGAAAAACTTGGCATTAAGAATCTCGAAGACCTTGAAAAAGCCGCATTAGAACATAAAATAAGGAACCTTGAAGGATTTGGAGAAAAAACTGAGCAGAAGATACTTGAAGGCATAAAGTCGCTTCGAGATAAAAGAACAGACAGGTTTATGATAGGTATTGCACTTCCCATTGCGGAGTCTATAGTTAACCTTCTTAAGAACAATACACCTATTGAGAAGCATATGATTTGTGGAAGTTTAAGAAGAATGAAGGATACGATTGGCGATATAGATATTTTAGTAACTTCAAAAAATCCTTCTGCTGTTATGGACTATTTCGTTAGTATACCTTTTGTAAAAGAGGTGCTTGCAAAAGGCGATACAAAGTCTTCAATAATAACCCAGGAAGGCATCCAGGTTGATTTGAGGGTTGTTGAGAATGACTCTTTCGGTGCTGCCATCCAGTACTTTACAGGATCAAAAAATCATAATGTCCGTCTTCGGGAAATTGCAATTAAGAAGAATCTCAAATTGAATGAGTATGGAGTTTTCAGACTCGATGACAATACAAAGATTGCAGGTATTACCGAAGAGGATGTTTATGAATCCCTGGGACTTGATTGGATTCCTCCTGAAATGAGAGAGGACACAGGAGAAGTTGAACTTGCATCTGAACATAAACTGCCCAGGATCGTTGATTACAATGAGATAAAAGGCGATTTACATATGCATACAAAATATTCAGATGGTGCAAACACCTTAGAAGAGATGGCAAGAAAAGCAATATCTCTTGGCTATGAATATATCGTCGTAACAGAGCATGCAAAGGCTCTTGGAGTTGCGGGTGGTCTTTCGATAGAGGAGTTTAAAAAGGAGAAAGAGGAGATTGAAAAGTTGAACAAGAAACTACATCCGTTCAGGATTTTTCTTGGCGTTGAGTTGAATATCCTTTCCGATGGCTCAATTGATTTTGATGAGAAAGACCTCGATATTTTTGATTTGTGCCTTGCAGGTATTCACACGGGTATGAACCAGAGCGAAAGCGCAATAACAGAAAGGATTAAGAAAGTTATAAGGATTCCAAAAGTAAAGATTATAGTTCATCCAACTGGGCGTATAATAAATGGAAGAAGTGAGTACAGCGTAAATATAGACGAGATATTCAAGGAAGCGAAGAAATATAACAAAATCTTTGAAATCAATGCTTCATTTGAGAGGCTTGATCTTAACGATGTAAATGCAAGAAAGGCGGTATATGAATATGGTTTAAAAATTGCTATAGGAACTGATGCACACTCAACAGAGTCTATGAATAATATGCGTTTCGGTGTTGGAGTTGCAAGAAGGGCCTGGCTTAGAAAGGAAGATATTGTTAACACAAAAAGCCTTAAAGAGTTTGAGGAGTTTTTAAAAGAATAATGAGAAGAGTGCTTGTCCTTGGTGAAAATGCAGTTGATGTGAAGATGCGGCTCGATAATCTTAACCTTGATGAGGATGAAAACCATATTCCTGAGGAAACATCGATAAGTTTTGGTGGGACTGGAGTGAACTTTTCATATGCTTTAAAGAGGTTGAAGGAAGAGCCTGTTTATTTTACTCCAATCTCACTCGATGCATTTGGAAAATCAATAAGGCAATTTTTAGAAGGGTTTGGCATTTACTATTTTGATTGTAGTTCTGAGAAGTCAACACCTGTTGTTGTTAGTATAATATCAGAAGATAAAAGGATAACAATAGCAAGCATTAAAAATACTTCCTATGTGGATATAAGTTTCAATACATTCATAAATGCAAATTTGCATTACGATTTCTTGTATGTCTCTGGAGGATTGCTCACC
Coding sequences:
- the polX gene encoding DNA polymerase/3'-5' exonuclease PolX — protein: MRNKEVAEKFYELAEVAELAGENPFKVKAYLEAARVIENLTMPIEELAKENKLDDIKGVGKSIAEKIKEYLETGKITKLEELKKVVPAGLLELEKVPGLGAKRVKVLYEKLGIKNLEDLEKAALEHKIRNLEGFGEKTEQKILEGIKSLRDKRTDRFMIGIALPIAESIVNLLKNNTPIEKHMICGSLRRMKDTIGDIDILVTSKNPSAVMDYFVSIPFVKEVLAKGDTKSSIITQEGIQVDLRVVENDSFGAAIQYFTGSKNHNVRLREIAIKKNLKLNEYGVFRLDDNTKIAGITEEDVYESLGLDWIPPEMREDTGEVELASEHKLPRIVDYNEIKGDLHMHTKYSDGANTLEEMARKAISLGYEYIVVTEHAKALGVAGGLSIEEFKKEKEEIEKLNKKLHPFRIFLGVELNILSDGSIDFDEKDLDIFDLCLAGIHTGMNQSESAITERIKKVIRIPKVKIIVHPTGRIINGRSEYSVNIDEIFKEAKKYNKIFEINASFERLDLNDVNARKAVYEYGLKIAIGTDAHSTESMNNMRFGVGVARRAWLRKEDIVNTKSLKEFEEFLKE
- a CDS encoding HD domain-containing protein, with amino-acid sequence MEKLIEIVKRELNSSSHDFDHTLRVLNLALKIAEHYPEVNVEVLKASCILHDIARVKEDTDPTHSIDHAELGAQMSESVLKDLGYSDDFIKAVSHAIRAHRFRGNVLPETIEAKILSDADKLDAIGAIGIGRAFMIAGEYGERLYVEVNEEELGQAKRINNFKEHSPNIEYLVKLRHIKDRLYTDYAKSIADDRLRFMDDFFKRLEREVRGEL